In Hyalangium gracile, the following are encoded in one genomic region:
- a CDS encoding trigger factor yields the protein MESKKNASRILSGWKSSDIPLYVSPAKKAAQGRQVQLPQVQAPSLEGLAVKVPAPKGFTAAQVRKRFLELARPWATERARLPTEKLAWGDEVLLNLAGYCQGRLIPFSVKTREWLLMEPEPLLPGLYEAIVGQAPVKGLVADVTLPDDYPVASLRGASARFPIQILAAREVTYPVLDSPGFLQAFGRGKTIEEATQSVVAQMKEEHTQLLLLQAQQLVLAEVARRTAVELPREVVDEEIRRRWGATEGAAVAELNFSDEEQEESLNTWLQDESMRQEMQFRLRIALALGAIIQRDHLTLTPERVEKLLFDEAASQGLSPAAVVASLKAEPQQHARIEQVAWHLLAVDHVMKQAKIEFEGA from the coding sequence ATGGAATCCAAGAAGAACGCATCGAGAATCCTCTCCGGCTGGAAGTCCTCCGATATTCCACTCTACGTCTCCCCCGCGAAGAAGGCGGCGCAGGGCAGACAGGTGCAGCTGCCGCAGGTGCAAGCCCCCTCGTTGGAGGGACTGGCCGTCAAGGTCCCTGCCCCCAAGGGCTTCACGGCGGCCCAGGTTCGCAAGCGCTTCCTCGAGCTGGCGCGCCCCTGGGCCACCGAGCGTGCGCGCCTGCCCACCGAGAAGCTCGCCTGGGGAGACGAGGTGCTGCTCAACCTGGCGGGCTACTGCCAGGGGCGCCTCATCCCCTTCAGCGTGAAGACGAGGGAGTGGCTGCTGATGGAGCCCGAGCCGCTGCTGCCCGGGCTGTACGAGGCCATCGTGGGTCAGGCGCCCGTCAAGGGGCTCGTGGCGGACGTCACCCTGCCGGACGACTACCCGGTCGCTTCGCTCCGGGGCGCCTCCGCGCGCTTCCCGATTCAGATCCTGGCGGCGCGCGAGGTGACGTACCCGGTGCTGGACAGCCCCGGGTTCCTCCAGGCCTTCGGCCGCGGCAAGACCATCGAAGAGGCCACCCAGAGCGTCGTCGCGCAGATGAAGGAGGAGCATACCCAGCTGCTGCTGCTGCAGGCGCAACAGTTGGTGCTGGCCGAGGTGGCCCGGCGTACGGCGGTGGAGCTTCCCCGCGAGGTGGTGGACGAGGAGATCCGCCGGCGCTGGGGCGCCACCGAGGGCGCCGCGGTGGCCGAGCTGAACTTCTCCGACGAGGAGCAGGAGGAGTCACTCAACACATGGCTCCAGGACGAGTCGATGCGCCAGGAGATGCAGTTCCGGTTGCGCATCGCCCTGGCGCTGGGCGCGATCATCCAGCGTGACCACCTGACGCTCACCCCCGAGCGCGTGGAGAAGCTGCTGTTCGACGAGGCTGCATCCCAGGGGCTGTCACCGGCCGCGGTCGTTGCCTCCCTGAAGGCCGAGCCCCAGCAACATGCCCGTATCGAGCAGGTGGCCTGGCACCTCCTGGCGGTGGACCACGTCATGAAGCAGGCGAAGATCGAGTTCGAGGGCGCCTGA
- a CDS encoding LysR family transcriptional regulator codes for MDLTHLRYFQLTATCQSMSAAARKLGISQPTLTVAIRQLEKHLGTTLFLRERKGVRLTSTGEVLLRHATQITSLVEHAEQDVRDLESDEVGSFVLGCHEALGAYFLPGFMPAFLRHAPRIELNLWNGTSPAVTEAILDRRVDFGLVVNTRPHPELIILPLFEDAVDFFVAAPQPGEPEVTEEEAHRRLRVGPLIFAAHMAQSQKLRDQLAAEKLLPGRMLPCGDLELVKSLTLGGLGVGMLPRRVAAYGQEGRLRRLHPSLPFFHDAISLVYRADGHRTLAAKRLKDALVRYGRGLGFSTSS; via the coding sequence ATGGACCTGACGCACCTGCGCTACTTCCAGCTCACCGCCACCTGCCAAAGCATGTCCGCGGCCGCCAGGAAGCTCGGCATCAGCCAGCCCACGCTCACCGTGGCCATCCGCCAGCTCGAGAAGCATCTGGGCACCACGCTGTTCCTCCGCGAGCGCAAAGGCGTGCGCCTGACGAGCACGGGCGAGGTCCTCCTGCGCCACGCCACTCAGATCACCTCCCTGGTCGAGCACGCCGAGCAAGACGTCCGCGATCTGGAGTCCGACGAGGTGGGCAGCTTCGTCCTCGGCTGTCATGAAGCGCTCGGCGCGTACTTCCTCCCCGGCTTCATGCCCGCCTTCCTCCGGCACGCCCCCCGCATCGAGCTCAACCTGTGGAACGGCACGTCCCCCGCTGTCACGGAGGCCATCCTCGACCGGCGCGTGGACTTCGGGCTCGTGGTCAACACCCGCCCCCATCCCGAGCTGATCATCCTCCCGCTCTTCGAGGATGCCGTGGACTTCTTCGTCGCAGCTCCCCAGCCGGGTGAGCCCGAGGTGACGGAGGAGGAGGCGCACCGGCGCCTGCGCGTGGGCCCCCTCATCTTCGCGGCCCACATGGCCCAGTCCCAGAAGCTGCGCGATCAGCTCGCGGCGGAGAAGTTGCTCCCAGGCCGCATGCTGCCGTGTGGAGACCTCGAGCTGGTCAAGAGCCTCACCCTCGGCGGGCTAGGCGTTGGCATGCTGCCCCGGCGCGTGGCCGCCTATGGCCAGGAGGGCCGGCTGCGCAGGCTCCACCCCTCCCTGCCCTTCTTCCACGACGCCATCTCCCTCGTGTACCGCGCCGATGGCCACCGCACCCTGGCCGCGAAGCGACTCAAGGACGCCTTGGTCCGCTATGGCCGAGGCCTGGGTTTCTCCACGAGCTCTTAG
- a CDS encoding GFA family protein, with translation MTDTSPFPLEGGCDCRLIRYRMETRPLFVHCCHCRWCQRETGASFALNAMIESDRVTNLSAEPALVRTPSESGQGQWIARCPECRIAVWSHYAGAGPLVKFVRVGTLDEPDRLPPDIHIFTASKQPWVVLPPGVPAVPEYYEREKHWPAESLSRRQLLLPRIEAYQASLKNPT, from the coding sequence ATGACCGACACCTCGCCCTTTCCGCTCGAAGGCGGCTGTGATTGCCGCCTCATCCGCTACCGCATGGAGACCCGACCGCTCTTCGTGCATTGCTGCCATTGCCGCTGGTGCCAGCGCGAGACGGGCGCTTCCTTCGCTCTCAATGCCATGATCGAGTCGGATCGGGTGACGAACCTGAGTGCCGAGCCCGCGCTCGTCCGCACTCCTTCGGAGAGTGGCCAGGGGCAGTGGATCGCCCGGTGCCCCGAGTGCCGCATCGCCGTCTGGAGCCACTACGCGGGCGCCGGGCCGCTCGTGAAGTTCGTGCGAGTCGGGACGCTCGATGAGCCGGACAGGCTGCCGCCCGACATCCACATCTTCACGGCGTCCAAGCAGCCTTGGGTGGTGCTCCCGCCCGGCGTCCCCGCCGTGCCCGAGTACTACGAGCGCGAGAAGCACTGGCCCGCGGAGAGCCTGTCGCGACGGCAGCTCCTGCTACCGAGGATCGAGGCGTATCAGGCCTCGCTCAAGAACCCGACCTAA